A single genomic interval of candidate division WOR-3 bacterium harbors:
- the sucC gene encoding ADP-forming succinate--CoA ligase subunit beta, with the protein MKIHEYQAKQIFARAGIPTPREQMVKSPNEAKQASIAVGVPAVLKAQVLVGGRGKAGGVKRVDRFEDVLPTAEKILGMTIKGLKVTKLLVSECVPIKSEFYLGITVDRSARQPVLIASAAGGVEIEEVAKTSPEKILKAEIDPLLGILPFQTRTIGFSLFGDLKLTSAFTTICQKLYQIFVERDCSLVEINPLVLTDDGKLLALDAKINFDDNALFRHPENEALRDPEGEEPKEIEAKAAGLSYIKLSGNVGCIVNGAGLAMATMDLIKRYGGEPANFLDVGGSSSPEKMITAMRIILSDPNVKAILVNIFGGITRCDDIAQGLIAAIKKADIKVPIVARLVGTNAEKACALLADSPVYSATGMSEAVKLAVAKAKEAR; encoded by the coding sequence ATGAAAATCCATGAATATCAGGCTAAACAGATTTTTGCCCGGGCGGGAATTCCCACACCGCGCGAGCAGATGGTAAAATCACCAAACGAAGCAAAACAGGCATCAATTGCGGTTGGTGTTCCGGCGGTACTCAAAGCCCAGGTCCTGGTTGGTGGTCGCGGTAAAGCCGGTGGTGTCAAACGGGTTGACCGGTTTGAAGATGTTCTGCCCACCGCCGAAAAAATCCTCGGTATGACAATCAAAGGCTTGAAGGTCACAAAACTCCTCGTCTCCGAATGCGTCCCAATCAAATCCGAATTCTACCTCGGTATTACGGTTGACCGTTCTGCCCGGCAACCGGTTCTCATCGCCTCTGCCGCGGGTGGCGTTGAGATTGAAGAGGTTGCGAAAACCAGCCCGGAAAAAATTCTCAAGGCAGAAATCGACCCCTTGCTCGGCATCCTGCCCTTCCAAACCCGCACCATCGGTTTTTCTTTGTTCGGTGACCTGAAACTGACCAGCGCCTTCACCACCATCTGCCAGAAACTTTACCAGATATTTGTCGAGCGCGACTGCTCGCTTGTTGAAATCAACCCGCTGGTGTTAACCGATGATGGCAAACTGCTCGCCCTGGATGCGAAAATCAACTTTGACGACAACGCCCTTTTCCGCCATCCCGAAAATGAGGCGTTGCGCGACCCGGAAGGTGAAGAGCCCAAAGAGATTGAAGCCAAAGCCGCGGGTCTTTCTTACATCAAACTCTCCGGCAATGTTGGCTGCATTGTCAACGGTGCGGGCCTGGCAATGGCGACGATGGACTTAATCAAACGGTATGGTGGTGAACCGGCAAACTTCCTTGATGTCGGTGGCTCCTCATCGCCCGAAAAGATGATAACCGCAATGCGCATCATCCTCTCCGACCCCAATGTCAAAGCGATTCTCGTCAACATCTTCGGCGGCATCACCCGCTGTGACGACATCGCTCAGGGGCTCATCGCTGCAATAAAGAAAGCCGACATCAAAGTGCCGATTGTTGCCCGTCTTGTTGGCACCAACGCCGAAAAGGCGTGTGCCCTGCTCGCTGATAGCCCGGTCTATAGTGCCACCGGGATGAGTGAAGCGGTCAAACTGGCAGTTGCCAAGGCAAAGGAGGCAAGATGA